A genomic stretch from Lathyrus oleraceus cultivar Zhongwan6 chromosome 2, CAAS_Psat_ZW6_1.0, whole genome shotgun sequence includes:
- the LOC127120112 gene encoding uncharacterized protein LOC127120112 isoform X1 encodes MLLLCFEEGNRASCLWERERILGLSFLLFPASRFYCFHFYLGKGSFHACSLFEASKDSFVCYRILLIMKMVKRTKHDESELSYGLPVASVTSRSTPEAVSYSIFTTGFGLLKLFYFCIKH; translated from the exons ATGTTACTCTTATGCTTTGAAGAAGGAAACCGAGCAAGTTGTCTTTGGGAAAGGGAAAGGATTCTAGGTCTCTCGTTTTTACTGTTTCCAGCTTCTCGTTTTTACTGTTTCCATTTCTATTTGGGAAAGGGAAGCTTCCATGCATGTTCTCTCTTTGAAGCAAGCAAG GATTCTTTTGTATGCTACAGGAttcttttgatcatgaaaatG GTGAAAAGAACAAAACATGACGAATCAGAGCTAAGCTACGGTCTGCCCGTAGCCAGCGTTACGTCCCGTAGCACACCAGAAGCTGTCTCATATTCCATTTTCACAACAGGGTTCGGACTGCTTAAGCTGTTTTATTTCTGCATCAAACACTAA
- the LOC127120112 gene encoding uncharacterized protein LOC127120112 isoform X2, with the protein MLLLCFEEGNRASCLWERERILGLSFLLFPASRFYCFHFYLGKGSFHACSLFEASKDSFVCYRILLIMKMEMCITTRSSGKLDVSILQLNDNLSVMLFEVRNL; encoded by the exons ATGTTACTCTTATGCTTTGAAGAAGGAAACCGAGCAAGTTGTCTTTGGGAAAGGGAAAGGATTCTAGGTCTCTCGTTTTTACTGTTTCCAGCTTCTCGTTTTTACTGTTTCCATTTCTATTTGGGAAAGGGAAGCTTCCATGCATGTTCTCTCTTTGAAGCAAGCAAG GATTCTTTTGTATGCTACAGGAttcttttgatcatgaaaatG GAAATGTGTATTACTACAAGGTCTTCCGGGAAACTAGATGTCAGTATTTTACAGCTGAATGATAATCTTTCTGTTATGCTCTTTGAAGTGAGAAATCTTTAG